The Dermacentor silvarum isolate Dsil-2018 chromosome 7, BIME_Dsil_1.4, whole genome shotgun sequence genomic sequence GTACGAGATTGGGGTAGTGGGTGCAACACAGGTTGAGGCTTTCTTTATTGAAAACTTGGTGGCACCACCGTCGCTTTCtgccgaatgagcggccccgcacGCTGGCCACACGCTTGTCGTTGcttcggagaccctaccgcagctgcatagagcgttgacaggcggatactcggtgtcGGTAACGTTGAGATTATTCCCCAcagatctattgtaaataaaatgtaaaaagagcggtggaaagaatgcaaacgacgcaacaacaacggtgcgtcgagcagacgacagctactcggCTCGTGAGCTCACCttagccaatgagcgctgccgaaacagccggagccaacgtttattgggcggagattcagaataaggcaacggcagcgctgccacaatttcaacgttttttgcttcGCCCTCTGCACTTGACctgctggacccactcccccattctagtacactctagttacaGATTTAGGGCCCTACTCAATTCTACTGCGCACTCactttttggacctgttttatcatAAAAAAAGTACTCGTTggatttgagtaaatacggtaatgtGGCCATTAATGGGACTTCATTCTTGTTGGTGTCTGTTTTTAGTTGCACTGTGCTTGTTGCTTTAGTAATGTTCGCCCACACATATATTCTTGCAAGCGCACGTCGGACAGGGTATTTTGTCACTATGGCCCATAACTGCCCCCTGTATATGCCATAAGTATATTGCACTTATTGTTTATTAGAACACTGGTTGAGTTGTGGTGTGGAACGATTGTGTTTTGGgtctacagtcaaacctcgttaatacgtagacCCGCTTAAGCCGTTGGcactcattgcccaccaaacggttagggcgtactatttttctttcttgttcttcgcgcacaggcacaaaatcggtgAAATCTCATGTGcacagacgttcgattctcgagttgcaaCGCTTGGatgacagtcgccagcgatagccATGGTCACCATGACGCATTTCCTGCTCAtgcagctgttgccgattgccacGAACAAAAGCATGGCCGTCGAGATTAGCTCCCAGTAACGcgaagaagctgccggtagggggtgcgaatttgCTCTCGCTGTTGAATTCAAGTAGTAACCGCACGgaagcacattttattgtgaagcgcatttctgccatcactGTGGATGTCGCTTTGAGGTTTCGTATTAAGTCCAAACGCGGCGACGATGTCGCCGCGCactgtacgctgtatgtgcgagtgaaagcttgcaggGGGGTcagctcaatctcgcacgcgcgagggagaaagATGGGGTGGAAGTGAACTTTTGTTGCGCGCAAGGTATGGCAGGGGAGGTGAGAAAGGGAGGGATTTACTTCAGCGGCCACCGCAcgagcgccgtatcttgaaagcgatctgcaaaaaaagcgatctgcgacgtgcaaaAAGTGTGCACCTGcctgggcctcatcttcaaagcgatcttcaGACAAACTGCAACtagcgccggtagcttcgtatgcgctgtgcttcgaCGCCCTGTTTGCGTCACGGCGGCATGTTCGCTGATGCTGccacgcctcctcactccagcgtattgacagcgaatttccgctgtcatcgagctaaatgtgttcatgtttacctgtgcatgcgTTAAACtgtgcttgttagtttagttaatAAGCGGGGCCTCGTGGACAAACGGCACGCGGCCTTATCGAGTTTGAAGATGCCGTCGTCGTGGCAAAGTCACcacggcggcaagtgaagataaccgatttttttgctgcctaccctCAAGTAAAGCCTGTGTGAGTGCGTATGTTTGAGAGCATCGTGACATAGTTATTTTCCGGCCGGTAAGTAACTGCTTAACTGGCATTGGGCGGAATTCGTACATCGTTTAGTGCATATCTAAACATAGTTCCCGGCGGACTACTGATCAAATAGAGGCTTCATATCTCGATAACTGTTGTCATCTCTTCATTCAATAAAAAGAGGCAGGAAATTTGTCACTACATATTCCTATTAGTCTGCAAAAACATGACGTGTGGCCGGAGATGCAACTCTGGGAAGAAGCAAACACAAATTATgtgcagtagaacctcgttcatacattCTGGGGGGAAAAAATGCAAGCAAGAAGTACTAGCTGGAGAAACATACGAtccaaaattacaaaaaaaaatgtaagacaaCTGTAGTTagcatctacgtaatgcgaaacATGCGAATTGTTGCAGTAGATGACCATGCGCGCCGAGCTTGTGTGGCCCGAGCATCCGGAGACGCGCATTGTCATGTTTGCGACTTCGGCAAGCTTCCTCAAATTTGGCCCGAGTTAACAGCTTCTTCGAGCAGTGCATTTCGGCGGGTCATTTTGGTGGGAAGTTTCGTGGCGCCCACTCGATGCAAATTGTGGCAGCACGCGATCCCAATGCATGTCAAGCTGGTAGGACCTGAGTGACCCGAGACGCACGGATGCACCTTGTCGTTTTCCTATTGCATAGTGTTTTAGGACAGCGATGGGAAACCAAAACGAAATCGAGCTGGTCGGCGACCCTGCCTACAACAATCTAAACATGACACTCGCCTAACGCTGCCCGTAGCAGGGAACAGCAGTGCGTTCTGGTTATCGCTTATTATATAAGCATGCAGTACGCTTTCAACAGCACTATGCCCCACAAGCTGTgaaataggtgaagatgcttagtGCGATAGAGTTGgcagcgatagctgtgaatgtggcGTGCAGCTACCCGAggggagatttgctggtaccagaaTAGGAAACTTGATGCATGTCGCTCGTTATCACATGAGATGGGCGAGCAAGTATTGCAGGGAAGCTGCTGCAGCGGGTGGCTACTGTTCTTGATTGCATACGCCTCACGCCTTCTCCTGTTTTCTAGTAGCCGGAAAATGTACCtatcatacgatcgcagtttggtgATGTACTTGAACATTGGTGCCGAAAGATTGTGTTTTCTGGGAGCACACGAACCGGTAATAAAGAAGCGTAAATGTATtagggtcattttttgtgttctcgatcatGAAGTTGGCGCCGGGAAGTCATACGTAACAGAATTGTATTAACGAGTTTCTGCTGTACATTTGTGATTTCCGATTAGTTTTTAAAGTTCTATCACAATCGGAGATGTCTAAAGACACTGTTTAGAGCATGAGCAGTATATCAGAGCTCATTGCAAGCTTTAAGTGAAACCTAGCTGCTGTGCAAACATTGATCACTGTCTATTGTGACAGGCGTTACATCACGGGCTTCATCACGGCGCTCCAGCCAAGATCTCCCACTTGACTTCAAAGCCTGTGACGAGATTCTGCAGTCACTTGTCCACGACCAGAATTCATGGCCTTTCCACTGCGCAGTCAGTCGTCGGGTGAGTGGATAAATGTGTTTCCTGCAAGCATGGGTGAGGGCAAGTTGTAAAAATGAAGATGTTGACTTCAGTGGTGCTTATGAGACAACTATTCTGCCATCTCAGTTCTTGTCAGCTACAGTAGACTTCGGTTAATTGAACTCCGGTCTCATCTTTTGTTATTAACCTTCgctggataattcaaacttggctgGGCGTCAAGCGTGCACCTGACCCCAGTGCACACTCCAACATCGGCAGCATCTGTCTATGCCGCACGTACAGTGAATGCATCGAACACGTCCTCTCCTGTCAAAAATTTTCGCCCAGCCCCAGGAAgatttaaaaacaaaataaatcaaCAACGGTAGCTCACAATAAGTTATTAGTAATAACTTACTATAGTGTTTACCCAATTCTAATAtgcagcttctttttcttttaattctttttttttttatttcaatatgACGAAGTGCGAATTTTACCAACTTTGTTTGGAAGCATTGCTATAGTAAAAAATTGCTACATGGGATACCGCTCTGCACCCTTGAAAAAGCTTTTGCAAGGCCTTGAAAGTCCTTGAAagtccttgaatatccttgaatttcTATCTTTGAGACCTGTACAAGTACTTGCATAGTGTAACGATGACGACGGGTTGTTTTCAGTCCGATTGCAAAAGCACATTCACACGGTAATTTATTTACATGTTAAGCATTGCGGCATCAAGTTTCATCACGTGTTTTTGGCATTCTGGATGATTGCATCACAGAATGAACTAGCGAAGTGGTTGGTCTAGCAATGGGCTATCTTCCCGTTCATGATTTTTGCTGAGCCGTTTGATAAACGCGATATATCAAACATGCTATGGACTGTGGAGAGGATGGGATGTTGTGGTTCGTCATATACAGTGATAAAAGTGCCGTCCAAGTGTGATGATGGACATTAGGGACTGTTGGCTACAAAAGGGCCCAGGATGTGTGAGCGTCGACTAAATTGCATCGCTACACTATCTGCCAGGATCAGCCACGCTATCCTGCCTTTGAGACCGCCGAAAAGCGCATTGCTGGCCTCTCTGTCTGCAGGCATGTAATCTTTCTAGCTGATCTGTGACATCCTTCTTATTGTCAGAATCAGAGGCATGCTACATTTTTCCTGCTAAAGAATTTGGTGCATGTTCCATTTCTACGTTAGTGCACTACATTGAAACTCATAAAAAGTGGGGACGTGTTAGTCAGGTCAAATACTGCCAAATAATAATGAGCGGTGTtttttgacatttttttctgcctcttgttCAATTGGGCCTGCTGGTTAATTCAACCAATTTCGTCGGTGCCATCAGGGCTGAATTAACGTAAATTGACTGTGTTAGCTATCCATTCTCAGATGGAATGCATTCTTGCTAACACAAACCAGCAGTCATAACTAGTCTTCAATCTGTATACCTTGTTTTAAGCTTGTTGCAGTTGCATACATTTCATCCCTATCCAAGGTCCCAGCAGTGAACAAATGCCCTTGTGTTTTGTCTGTAGACAAGCATGCGTGATTCAGACTTCACAAgtggtatttttctttttcggacCTTGTTCATCTCGTTCTTTACGAGACGCTCATCTTTTTTAGAGAAATTGTGTCCTCGAGAACCTGTATTGGTAACAGCCAGCCTTCTTTTTCAGGATGTTCCTGACTACTATGATGTCATCCGGCGACCTATGGACTTGGGCAAGATTAGGGGCAAACTGAGCGGCATGGAGTACCGCACCACCAAGGAGTTTGTGGCCGACATCTACCTCATCTTCCAGAACTGCAGCGTCTACAACAGGCCCGGATCGCTGGAGCACTCGTCTGGTGTCTCCCTGCTGGGCACCTTTGAGCGCCTTCTGTCCCACCACGGGCTTGGACGGTTTCCACATGCTCCGTGTTTCGAGGACGAAGAAACTGGCAGCAAGCGAACGTCCAAGCGCGTGTCGAAAAGGCCTTGTTGCGACAGCGACAGTGAAGACCACGGCTCAGCGAAGCGCGGGCCGGCGAGCCCTCTCAAGGACGCCGCCACATCGTCGTCAACCAGGAGCAGTGGCAAGCGCCGCACACACTGACTCAAGTGCTTGCATCGTTTCCCGTCTTCTTGAAGACATCATCCCTCCCCTGCCGCCTCCCCATTTCAGTTCGCACATTACCATCATGTACAGTGTCCCTgccttctttgtttttgtttcttcccttcttaattagaaaaaaaaaatgaaactggcTCGACTGAAATTTTTGTCTTTGATAGGGGCGGGAAGCCATTTGGAGCTGCTATTGGCTCCCACGGATGTTTAGAGAAAACAGTTTTGCTGCATTTTGTCTGAAGTGTGAGATTGACGATACTTAAAAAATGGAACGGACGTGGGTACAGAAGGCTCCCGAGGCCCCAAAAGATGTTCAGCACTGACCATCAACTGGGATTGGTGAACGGTGTGTCGTGCTGCGTCTGCCTGTCGTTGCCGAACTACTGCTGTCCCCCTCTCTCCGGTGATTTGAACGCATGCGTGTAGACCGGCTCGACCTTTCCTTTTCTGTTCTGTAAAATGGctcggaagtttttttttttttttttcttttccctgcaCTCATCTGTTGCTAATATTATGCTAGCTCTGGGCAAGTTGAGTAGTTACCATCAGGATTGAAAGCAACAAGACAAGTCACCTTGTCACTATCATAGGTATACATAAcacattctctttttttttattttccttatcaTATATACTTTATTGCAGCACTCTTGTGCAATTTCAATGCTTTAGCTTTATGTAATGTTTCCACCACTGTCTTAATATTCAAGTGTACGCATGATCTTCCCAAAGTGTTTATGACGCATGTACAAGTTGCAGTTATAAATTTCTTTGCTATGAGTTTTCGCTGTCTTTTTCTTCACGACAGTGGAACGTTGTCTTGTTGAGACTTTCAATTTCTGTGGGTAATGACCCCCGTTCTGGGTCTTCATAGCCTCTGTTCTTGCTGTACATAAATGCAAGGAAGCAGCGAATGTTGTTGGCATCGAAGTTAGTTACTAGCCTTTGGTGTCATTGAAAGGTTTACAATTACCCTGCATGGGCCTTTGTGCAGTTTGCAGGGTGGGTGTGATAACATTATATTTTTCCTAGTAACATGTGATGATTGCTTAGTGTGGTGTGATGCCTGCagttaaaagagaaaaaaaaaacgtaaaggcTGTAAAGCTGCTAGCGCTTTTCACTTTGTCAACGTCATAATAGTGTCGGACTAGGGGAGTGTAGTTGGAGTAAAAATTGACGGTGTATTGGCTCTTTTTCAGGTAAGTATTGTTTGGACACATTGACAAGCTTGCTGCTAACAAGAGAGGAGGTATATTAGTGATGTTCATTTATGGACATGCTATTAGCGATGAGAGAAAGTGGCTTAAATGTGCAACCTTGTGCCCCTTGGCAAATGTACATACCATGTTCCCTTTTACACGGATGAAAGTTTCCTTTGGCTTCTGTTCAGCATTCTTTAGGACCTCGTAGCTTGCATTTTCCTCAACAACATTCTTGAGTTTACTCCTAATGGTTAGTTTCCAGTTGCATCAAAGTAATGCTAATGATGGTCTTCTTGTGGATTGTATGTGTACGAAAGCAGACCATGGCACTTTGTGGCCGGGGGAGGGGGGTAAGAATGACTAGATGGAAGTGACCTTGCTTCTTTTGAAATCATTACAAGTCTACATTTGTGGTTCCCGCATTGCTAAGTGAAAACCAGGTCGCATTTTCATTCATGACAGTGCATCTATGCTTGACAGCGCACCACTCCAGGGAAGTCGTAATGCCCTTTAATTAACATAATGATTCACATTATACATTCAAAATGATGCTTGAAAATGCTGGAGTTGGGCCCGTCATTTGCTGCGGTGGCTGGCTGTTTGCTTCGCAGAACACTTGTACTTGACCATTCGTGGTAGCTGCACAAACTCGTGTGAAGTGTGGCACTTAGTACTATCGATGACTCCCACTCCCGGAACTCATTAAAGTAGTGTTTTGTTGAAGTGAAGTTCAGTCACTGGGCACTCAGTGGCACTATGTTGAACAGTCTTTTACAAGTGCTGTTGTCTTTTTTTCGTGTGGGTCCCAGGAGGTGCAACTCGCATTAGTTGGGTATCATTGCTTCTAGGAGATGCCCAATAGTGATGCCTTGTGCACAAGTTCTGTGCAGGCTGGCTGGCTTCGAAGATTCTTGAGactaccacacacacacaccatggCCCACGTGCTCGCGGCTGCACAGTATGTGCTAGTGTCCTCGACTCTGCAGGTCTGGAGGCAACGATGACGACTAGCTGTTGCTGTGTAAACTTCCCGCTGCCATGAGTAGCACAATAAAAGCATTGTTTGTGCAAGACTAAAGCTGATGCGTGTCCCTTTGTCTTGAATTGCACGAACACCATCTATGCAGCTGTTGGAAACTTGTCCTGTGCTTGAAAGTTCATGTACCACTCTTACCATAAGGATTCTTGCTGGAGCCTACTGTGGTCCAGAAATACTTGATCAGGTGCCATGTAATACAAATTGCATGCCAAGAGTGCAATTTTAGACATGCATCAGTTAGCTAGATGGGGATTGTGTGCACCACTGTTGGTGTGTAGTGCTGATTCTTCTGTTAAGTGTTTTGTTTTTACACTAATCTGGCAGTGTGTCCTTTACTGAAACACCAGTCAATGCATTGCAGACTCTTGGTCTGGTGACCAATCTGTGACAGGCGTTGGTTTTAGTATAGTTCATCGTTGTCATCTAAAAGGGTGCACTTGCGTAGAAGCTGCCGGTGCCAGTTCATGATGCACCACGGACCTGCGCAGCTGCCACTTGGACACAGCTCCTGCGCTGGTTGGTAGTAAGGGGAAAGTGTTTGCACATGGCTGCTGGTTTAAACGGGTGACCAACTTTTGCTGCCCAACGCTGGTACGATCACTTAGCGTCTTTTAAACGCGCACAGCAATCTCTTCACCTTGAGAAACTCTTGAAGAGACGCGCGAACTGACTAGCGAGGGGCGCCGAAGAGTACGGGTTCCGTCAAGCCGTGGCGTATAAAGGCGCGCAAGTGCGCAAGGTACAATGGCGTCCGTCAGTCACATGGCTAGCTGAGCTCGCTTCGTCCAGCCTGGAGTTGCCCGATTGGAAGGCGTTCGTACAGCGCTCGCTTTCGAGTCGCGCCGTCACCGAGTGGTTGGACTTTTGATGACGCCCAACAGTCGCGGACAGAAGAAGGCCTGCGTGTTCACTTCGCGCCACAGCAGGCGCATGTCGCGCGGTCCCAGCTCGTGCGAGGTGATCCTGCTCTCTCGGGTGAAAGCGCAGCTCGCCCGGGCTAGAGTCACCCTCGGCTTGAGGGTGATGCCCGGGTGCTCGAGGGTGCGCAGGCCGGCCTTGAGGCGGCAGAAGCCCGTCACGTAGGCGTCCTCGATGAAGAACGTGGGCGTCGCTTGGGACGCCTGGTACAGCCTCCGCGCCGACGACTGCGAGAAGGCGTAGGCGAAGCCCCCGCAGTAGCGCGGGAACAGCTCTCCGGGAAGCTGGTCCCGGGGCACGCAGTACTTGAGGTAGCGGTTGGGCAGCGGGCCCTCGCCGTGACGCAGGATGCGGCGCACCGGGTTCGAGTGGCACAAGATGGCGTCCTCCATGGACGGCCCGTCCAGCGCTGCGGGGAGAAAGGAAGCAGCGCTTTAAGTACAAACGCTCATTCAGTATACACCGATAAAgttttctttcaaaactctattttcgttaatttcgcagGAGAGAAAACGAAAATAGAAATTctatttttgaatttcgcgcctaaACTCCAGCGCGGTGCGTAGTGAGACGTCATggatttcattttcttttttaatgcgaaagcgttatatgtTCCATGAGGCAGAAAAAGCCGGCGTAGTAGGCAACGAGTGGTACCGAAGATGACGTCTGTGGTAATTAAGAATTACACAAGTCGGAGTCAGGTaacttaaggtggagtaaagtgaattaaggaaGGTTGGCACAAATCAGAGCAAAGTGGATTAAGGTAcggttgtgaaggacacgtgacaatgtacGATGTCACGTATCGTGGACGTAAACAattcatgctttcgcattcaaatcacgtaaggatacttaagtgactgccatttttttttttttcgcatttcgaccgTTGTAGCTCAGTAAAAGTTCTCGCAACTTCCTAATCTTTGTTTTATAGCGCAGTGTAGTCGAGTCTTACCGATAAAATATTAACCAGGTCTGAGCTAACACCTCCTAGAATCGCCCGCCTGAGCAGACGCCTTCAAAATCCACGACCTCGTGGCGAGCTGGTGtgtcaaggcggcgtcgccaccagATTTAGGGACAATAAGTTTTCACCACTACTACCACCCACCTGTCTTTCGTTTTGGCGCAGTGATGGCTAGTATCTACCTCTCGTGGTAGGAaggttttcttattcttttttttttttttttttttttttttttttttagaagggtATACGttttatactcgcggacaactttctctggctatgaagggaaagctacggaggcaaagctcgcagaagtgagagcgcttctcataagagtcccgcgttttaatcgacgtttgtttaggctggggaagagaaaacataaacaccttgtTAGCAAGAGTTATATAAGACGGCACACACCATTGAGTGTTAAGTTTACTAATTTcgtggcttttcccttccgcgtcatgggcaaacgcgaaaccgtttCACGTGGAAGTAGCGTCGATTAAGcctctgttccgagcaaccaaaagcactgtcaccCGCTGCCGGACTACATaaggtaacacatgtgcagcagccacgtgcccgtagctttcccttcatagccacagaaagtcCGCGAGTTTAGTACAGGCGcaataatttttacagcgaagctgtttatggctagacttccgtgcatttttcgtgtgcgtgagcaaaaatgtgggccgatcctgttggtagtgcagaaagggtccaagtgcaatggcacatacccctgtgaacaccggatggtgggctccgggacctgtaacgcgcccttgaacttcCCTTGTCACACCTGGTAACCAAAGAGGTCCGAGGAACAAGGGTAACAGATACTACGATCCGATCTTAGGCCAAAAGGCCGAcacgcgtcggccatgtctacgttcgcaccgccctctctttgtcggcgttccaaccgcttgcgtgcctagtttccggCCGCTCTCCCCTTCTCCATTTTGAATATCACTTCTCTCatcttaatggggaggccgcgtgtagtgcgcactctcggcgacgattgcattctcgtctctgttcctgccgtcgctatTATTAGGCGCGTtactcctcgggagtccggactatacgagGCCTCCCTACTCTGTATCACCTCTGAGTCGTGgactaaacagcttcgctggtcatccaccttcacagagttgaatggctcatgattttctCTTTAGTAATTCCCTTAACTGAACGTCAACAGCCTAGAGGCGTAATGGCTACTCAGGGCTACTGCTAAATTACCAGCCGCGTCAAGTGAGAATAATTACCAGTTGAATTCCGTATTGTGCAGATTTTAGCTGGCAGCAGCcgctttgcttttctttcttttttccctgaTTATTTGAAGTGGCTATAAAATGGGAACGGGGCAAAAGTCGCCGACTTTCCATAATCTGCTGCAGAATCCGATAGAAAGATTCGCGTACGGGTTTTCAGTTTCAAGCTGCATCCTACCCTGGCGTGTAAACTGTAAATGCAAGCAGCGTAAATTTTAACATCATTTCATTATATTTCGTTATATTTCATTACCTTAAAGACGCCCATGAGTGGATATTTTACTACATAAGGGGTGGAGCACACAAGTAACGAcaatatataagaaaaaaaatgatgcaaTGCGAGCGATACACTGGTAACGGGCGTTCTGCTTGTCAAGGGACCAGAAGTTGGAGTGGGCGAGGGCAGTAAGTTCCACGGATAGATTGCTAATCTGGGCGCTTTGCATGGTTACCAGTGATCCGCTCCAGCTAGTTTGCACACGGCCAGCACTTCCGCCAAGTGTCCTGAACAATTATGTGTCTGTGTCTTCGCCAGTTTATTTTTCTATCAATGCTAACCGTTGCCATGGTAACGTTCTGGGCTGCTAACGCGCGCACACGCAAGCACACATGCACAATTTCCGATATATAAGCTATCGTAGACCTCTGAAATTAGGGGAATCACTGAAGCAGGCTTCCCCTTACAACTACTCTTACTGCGGAAAGCCTGCTTCGACGAACAGCTGAGGAGCGCGAATTGCTCGTGCACGAGTGGCGAAGGTGACAGTcgtctgcgcaaaaaaaaaaaaaaaaaaaaaaaaaatgaaagcgcgCGTTTGTGTCAATCAGTCCCGAAAGCGAGAGATCGAGTTGTGCACGAACCACTGAGAAGGTTGGGCACGTGCACGAAGATGTCGTCGTCCGTCTTAAGAGCGAACGCGGCACCGGGGCAGCGCGTCACGAACCACTTGAGTCCCA encodes the following:
- the LOC119457788 gene encoding beta-1,3-galactosyltransferase 1; its protein translation is MPLSRCRCWPRLGAAKVCASALGSLALFLLLISRPTPASVNQHHHYRPNPSVGKSSGNDDLWTGPPAWIVLRDNVTVHRGVAANPHNYSYLLDNPQVCGDSDNDEGDRPPLLVVLVASNARNGAERRQAIRDTWGQKSLQRALNFRVVFLLADPGEAALAQDLLAENYAYGDLVQEDFAESFENLALKSVMGLKWFVTRCPGAAFALKTDDDIFVHVPNLLSALDGPSMEDAILCHSNPVRRILRHGEGPLPNRYLKYCVPRDQLPGELFPRYCGGFAYAFSQSSARRLYQASQATPTFFIEDAYVTGFCRLKAGLRTLEHPGITLKPRVTLARASCAFTRESRITSHELGPRDMRLLWREVNTQAFFCPRLLGVIKSPTTR